In the genome of bacterium, the window GAGAGAGAACCAATGACATTGAATGGGCTTCCCGCCCTCTCGCCGGGGGTTGAGGAGCGAAGCGACGAGGCCCCCGGCGAGAGGGCGGGCGCTTCGACATCGCCCCCGGATCCGGAGGTCGTGGCGAAGCCGAAACGCCGACGGTTCACAGCCGAGTATCGGCTGCGGATCTTGGACGAGGCGGAGCGCTGCAGGGCGCCGGGTGAAGTGGGCCGGCTGCTTCGCCGGGAAGGCTTGTACAGCTCTCATCTGACGGCTTGGCGCAAGGCGCGGCGTGAGGGAGCGCTTCGCGGGCTGAGCTCGAGGAAGCGCGGTGCGAAACCCAAGGCGAACAACCCGCTCGAGCCGAAGGTCCGCGCGCTCGAGGCTGAGGT includes:
- a CDS encoding transposase codes for the protein MAKPKRRRFTAEYRLRILDEAERCRAPGEVGRLLRREGLYSSHLTAWRKARREGALRGLSSRKRGAKPKANNPLEPKVRALEAEVARLKQDLHKAHTILDVQGKVAGLLGFSLGDGKDC